In a single window of the Bacillus mycoides genome:
- a CDS encoding ABC transporter ATP-binding protein — protein MINEQAIVKVDRLTKRIGSKTLVENISFEVKKGEVVGLLGPNGAGKTTLMRMMVGMIRMTEGEVWIDGQSVKQQFEKTAAKIGAVIETPEFYPFLSGYENLTYFGRMNGNVTEERIDEVVQLLGMGQVIDRKVKAYSLGMRQRLGIAQALIHNPDVLILDEPTNGLDPSGIHEMRMYIKKIAHEQGKAVLVSSHLLSEVELMCDRVIIIQHGEYVATQNIQSDKKEEKEEIHIRVDDANKAAEVLEYDVLVKENELIINVKDEEVPNILRTLMEKNIQVYRVYEERKTLEEQFLELTGGKDIV, from the coding sequence ATGATAAATGAGCAAGCGATCGTAAAAGTTGATCGATTAACAAAGCGAATTGGTTCAAAGACGTTAGTAGAAAATATTAGTTTTGAAGTGAAAAAAGGTGAAGTAGTTGGCTTATTAGGACCAAATGGTGCTGGAAAAACGACATTAATGCGAATGATGGTCGGAATGATTCGTATGACAGAAGGAGAAGTATGGATTGATGGTCAATCTGTAAAACAGCAATTTGAAAAAACTGCTGCGAAAATTGGTGCTGTAATTGAGACACCAGAATTTTATCCTTTCTTAAGCGGCTATGAAAATTTAACATATTTCGGACGAATGAATGGGAATGTGACTGAAGAGCGTATCGATGAAGTAGTGCAATTGTTAGGAATGGGACAAGTAATTGACCGTAAAGTAAAAGCATATTCACTCGGTATGAGACAGCGTTTAGGAATTGCTCAGGCACTTATACATAATCCAGATGTATTAATACTAGACGAACCGACGAACGGATTAGATCCTAGTGGTATACATGAAATGCGGATGTACATAAAGAAAATTGCACATGAACAAGGAAAAGCTGTTCTTGTTTCTAGTCACTTACTCTCAGAAGTTGAATTAATGTGTGACAGGGTTATTATTATTCAGCATGGAGAATATGTCGCAACACAAAATATTCAAAGTGATAAAAAGGAAGAAAAAGAAGAAATACATATACGTGTAGATGATGCGAATAAAGCGGCAGAGGTTTTAGAATACGATGTTTTAGTAAAAGAAAACGAATTAATTATAAACGTGAAAGATGAAGAAGTTCCAAATATTCTTCGTACATTGATGGAGAAAAACATTCAAGTTTATCGTGTATATGAAGAAAGAAAAACGCTAGAAGAGCAGTTTTTAGAATTAACAGGAGGAAAAGATATTGTTTAA
- a CDS encoding CidA/LrgA family holin-like protein encodes MKWWKLSGQILLLFCFAWTGEWIAKQAHLPVPGSIIGIFLLLISLKFNIVKKEWIQEGADFLLKELILFFIPSAVAVIRYKDTLSQYGIDLILIIVISTLCVTFVTGLLTELLLKRKGSTQ; translated from the coding sequence ATGAAATGGTGGAAGTTAAGCGGACAAATTTTATTATTATTTTGTTTCGCTTGGACAGGTGAATGGATTGCAAAACAGGCACACCTCCCAGTTCCAGGAAGTATAATCGGTATTTTTTTATTATTAATCTCATTAAAATTTAATATAGTGAAAAAAGAATGGATACAAGAAGGTGCAGACTTTTTATTAAAAGAACTTATTTTATTTTTCATCCCTTCTGCAGTCGCTGTCATTCGTTACAAAGATACATTATCACAATATGGAATCGATCTCATTTTAATTATCGTGATTAGTACACTTTGTGTTACTTTCGTAACAGGACTTTTAACAGAATTGCTATTAAAGCGGAAAGGATCAACACAATGA
- a CDS encoding FtsX-like permease family protein, which produces MSLFRLARKNIQTFAAQRLKQFMWIAMNTMLCFFMISFRFNEVVISKAEYTPIFVKWFYAMFLFIVFVCIFITYKMTASLLQIRKEEFTSNEVMHMTGKEMLCLLCQEQLLTYGGAFVFGLIHGMLFLKLFIIIFMKAVGIQGITNAPITMYAVVITAVVMITVIIISMWQCCRFTQRLKGEKSYETKRKA; this is translated from the coding sequence ATGTCTTTATTTCGGTTAGCGAGAAAAAATATACAAACATTTGCTGCCCAAAGGTTAAAACAATTTATGTGGATTGCTATGAATACAATGCTTTGTTTTTTTATGATATCATTCCGATTCAATGAAGTTGTAATAAGTAAAGCGGAATATACACCTATATTTGTAAAGTGGTTTTATGCTATGTTTCTATTTATAGTTTTTGTGTGTATTTTCATTACATATAAAATGACAGCTTCTCTTTTACAGATAAGAAAAGAGGAGTTTACATCGAATGAAGTGATGCATATGACAGGAAAAGAAATGTTATGTTTATTATGTCAGGAGCAATTATTAACTTACGGAGGAGCTTTTGTTTTCGGATTAATTCATGGTATGTTATTTTTGAAATTATTTATTATTATTTTTATGAAAGCAGTAGGAATCCAAGGGATAACCAATGCACCGATTACGATGTATGCGGTAGTGATAACAGCAGTTGTTATGATAACCGTCATTATAATATCAATGTGGCAATGTTGTAGGTTTACACAAAGGTTAAAGGGTGAAAAGTCATATGAAACGAAGAGAAAGGCATGA
- the alsR gene encoding acetoin biosynthesis transcriptional regulator AlsR, protein MELRHLQYFVVVAEELHFGRAAARLQMTQPPLSQQIQQLEKEMGVMLFSRTKRKVELTEAGEMFLKEVKKAFEQIEKAVEVAQSAQRGEVGSLSIGFVGAAIYDILPSIVREYRKKFPRVSVALHELSTPDQVHALHDNRIDIGFLRPPIPTQLLELEPIQKLSCTLCLPKAHPLAEKDEIHIEDLRDEPFVFITRPVWPALYDTILSLCRDVGFSPHIVQEATEYQTVMGLVAAGIGITVIPVSANKLYRTEVVYKELCDSNFVAEMSVAYKKMNNNPELLEFLKIAREKKRIEVEDAKAE, encoded by the coding sequence ATGGAATTACGGCATTTGCAATATTTTGTTGTAGTGGCAGAGGAATTACACTTTGGACGAGCAGCTGCTCGTTTACAAATGACACAACCACCGCTTAGTCAACAAATTCAGCAATTAGAAAAAGAAATGGGAGTTATGTTATTTTCAAGAACGAAGAGAAAGGTTGAATTAACAGAAGCAGGAGAAATGTTTTTAAAAGAAGTAAAAAAAGCGTTTGAACAAATTGAAAAAGCAGTAGAAGTTGCACAAAGTGCTCAAAGGGGAGAAGTTGGATCACTTTCAATTGGTTTTGTAGGTGCGGCGATATATGATATTTTACCGTCAATCGTCAGAGAGTATAGAAAGAAATTTCCGAGAGTGTCTGTAGCATTACATGAATTGTCCACACCGGATCAGGTGCATGCACTTCATGATAATCGAATTGATATTGGATTTTTACGTCCGCCAATTCCAACGCAATTACTTGAGTTAGAACCAATTCAAAAACTTTCATGTACGTTATGTTTACCGAAGGCACATCCTCTTGCTGAAAAGGACGAAATACATATCGAAGATTTAAGGGATGAACCGTTCGTATTTATTACGAGACCAGTATGGCCAGCGTTATATGATACAATTTTATCGCTTTGCCGTGATGTAGGTTTTAGTCCGCACATTGTACAAGAAGCAACGGAGTATCAAACTGTTATGGGGCTTGTAGCGGCAGGTATTGGAATTACGGTAATACCTGTATCCGCAAATAAATTGTATAGAACAGAAGTTGTATATAAAGAGTTATGTGATTCTAATTTTGTTGCAGAAATGTCAGTGGCTTATAAAAAAATGAATAACAATCCAGAGTTGTTAGAGTTTTTGAAAATTGCAAGAGAGAAAAAAAGGATTGAAGTGGAAGATGCGAAGGCTGAATAG
- a CDS encoding LrgB family protein, with product MIGFLCLLLTLFTYWVSKKMYQRWNWSLLSPLLVCPIILIALLLGLDTPYETYESGSHWLTELLKPATVAFAWPIYKHFDLLKKHGTAILINVIVGSFLSVITSALLANFFQIDSTIEQSLAPHIVTTPIAMAISEMIGGMSQLTAVFVVLTALTGALFGPTLIRICRIKTALAKGIMLGTSANGTGTSKAFEIGPVEGTIASLSMLLTAGASLVIVPLFLSWIH from the coding sequence ATGATCGGCTTTCTTTGTTTACTATTAACACTATTCACATATTGGGTATCTAAAAAAATGTATCAACGCTGGAATTGGAGTCTGCTTTCTCCCCTTCTTGTATGCCCAATCATTTTAATAGCTTTATTACTTGGATTAGATACACCATACGAAACCTACGAATCTGGTAGTCATTGGCTAACAGAATTATTAAAACCTGCAACAGTTGCTTTCGCATGGCCAATCTATAAACATTTTGATCTATTAAAAAAACACGGCACTGCTATTTTAATTAATGTCATTGTCGGTTCTTTTCTATCTGTTATTACTTCCGCACTACTAGCTAATTTTTTTCAAATTGACTCTACAATAGAACAAAGTTTAGCACCGCACATTGTAACAACACCTATTGCAATGGCTATTTCAGAAATGATTGGCGGCATGTCACAATTAACAGCAGTTTTCGTTGTATTAACTGCCTTAACTGGAGCGTTATTCGGTCCTACACTCATACGCATATGCCGTATTAAAACAGCGCTCGCAAAAGGTATAATGCTAGGTACTAGCGCGAATGGGACCGGAACATCAAAAGCATTTGAAATCGGTCCTGTAGAAGGTACAATTGCAAGTTTATCAATGCTTTTAACAGCTGGAGCTAGTTTAGTTATCGTTCCACTTTTCTTATCTTGGATACACTAA
- a CDS encoding ABC transporter permease, translated as MFNLVYNELYKIFKRKRTIIPFAVIAVLIIGLGWVTVKYLEPETKGWKADYTERTVEIEKKLGMKKEDILTEKSGDELVKEYQLKMKHLDTNTAPASSSPLSFMRDTGFIVFPILLPFILVYASTIFANEYSWGTYKFLTIRPASRFKILTSKFLAIVIFAALLFIFNMIFSVLCGLIIYKFQQPAWAEFVVQNGNIIKQNIFVEASKYYILSWLPTLVYAAFAFMISVLTRSSGGAIGISLFLALSGGIALIPAARYEWAKYLLPANTDLYGLLKGGSFIDGVTFPFASCMLLLYLAVFLGVSYTVFIKRDLTA; from the coding sequence TTGTTTAATTTAGTTTATAACGAGCTGTATAAAATATTTAAGCGAAAGCGAACGATTATTCCTTTTGCAGTTATTGCGGTATTAATTATTGGATTAGGATGGGTTACGGTAAAATATTTAGAGCCAGAAACAAAAGGGTGGAAAGCGGATTATACAGAACGCACTGTAGAAATTGAGAAAAAGCTCGGCATGAAAAAAGAGGATATTTTAACAGAAAAGTCAGGAGACGAGCTTGTAAAGGAATACCAGCTTAAAATGAAGCATTTAGATACGAATACAGCGCCAGCAAGTAGTTCTCCGCTTTCATTTATGAGAGATACAGGTTTTATCGTATTTCCAATTTTACTTCCGTTTATTCTCGTATATGCGAGTACGATTTTTGCGAATGAATATAGCTGGGGAACATATAAATTTTTAACAATTCGTCCAGCGAGCCGATTTAAAATTTTAACATCTAAGTTTTTGGCAATCGTTATATTTGCGGCATTATTATTTATATTTAATATGATTTTTTCCGTATTATGCGGGTTGATTATTTATAAATTCCAACAACCAGCTTGGGCTGAATTTGTCGTTCAAAATGGAAATATAATAAAACAAAATATTTTCGTAGAAGCAAGTAAATATTATATTTTATCTTGGTTACCAACTCTTGTGTATGCTGCATTTGCCTTTATGATTTCCGTTTTAACGAGATCGAGCGGAGGTGCAATCGGGATTTCTTTATTTCTTGCATTATCAGGGGGAATAGCGCTAATTCCGGCAGCAAGATATGAATGGGCGAAATATTTATTACCAGCGAATACAGATTTATATGGGCTTTTAAAGGGTGGAAGCTTTATTGATGGAGTAACATTCCCATTTGCTTCTTGTATGCTTCTTCTATACTTAGCTGTATTTTTAGGGGTTTCCTATACTGTATTTATAAAACGAGATTTAACAGCATAA